The sequence GGCGGTGGCCCCGCCGCCGGCCGAGCCCGCGTCGTAGGCGACCGAGTCGGTCTCCTGGTCGGTGTGCGCCCCCTCGTCCGGTTCGACCAGCCGGCCCACCTGGGAGTCGGCGATGGTGCCCAGCTTGCCGTGGTCGTAGATGGAGACCGCGGAGTGCGGGTCCGAGGTGGGACCGGGGTTCATCACGTCGGCGTCCAGCTGCGCCTCGGCGGCGGCCTCGTCGCTGTCCGCCTCGGCGGCGATGTCCGGGTCGACCGGGCCGGCCAGCGGGTCGTCGGCGGGGCGCTCGTACTGCTCGCGCTGGAGCTTGTAGTCCAGCGACTCCCCGTCGAGCTGCTCCTCGGCGGTGGTGCCGAAGCTGTCGACCGCGACCGGTGTGCGGTCGCCGGGCAGCTGGGCCGGCTCCGGGCCGTCGGCCTCGCGGCCGGTGAGGACGTCGTCGTTGGCGGTGGAGTCGTCGTCGGCGGTCTGCGGCAGGCCCTCCGCCTCAGGGTCGGACAGGGGGGTCGGGTACTCGTCGTCGCGCATGACTGATCACTACCCGCTGCCATGCCCCGGGTAACCGGAGCCGGACCCCGCGATCGGGACGAAAGGTGAGAAGTCAGCCCTGGCGCGCGGCTTCGTCCTCGGCGTGGAGCACGCACCAGACCACCTTGCCGTTCGGCACCGGGGTGCTGCCCCAGCGTCGGGCCACCGTGTCGATCAGCAGCAGGCCGCGGCCGCCGGTCGAGGTGAGCGGAGCCAGGCCGGCGTACGCGGGCTGTCGGGGGGAGTGGTCGCGGACCGCGACGTGCAGCGAGCTGTCGCGCGGCGCGAGCCGAACCGTCATCGGCGTCCGCGCGTGGGCCACCACGTTGTTGACCATCTCGGTCACCGCGATGGACGCCGGCTCGGTCAGCTGCGGCACGCCCCAGCGGGCGCAGCCGTCGGCGATCATCGCCCGGGCCTGCCGGGCAGCCCCCACCGTGGGCGCGAGGTCCGCGGCGAGCAGCGCCGCCATCGGGGTACGGGCCAGCGCGGCGGTCGCGTCGTCGGCGGTCGCGTACACCGCCAGCCCGGTCGCGTCGGCGCCGGTGACCGTGCCGGCCGGGTCGAGCACCAGCAGGTCGGCGGCGGGCCAGTCGGCGATCGCGCGGCGGACCTCGGCCAGCAGTCGCGCTGCGCTGCCGTCGGTGGAGCGCAGCCGGGCCACGTCGACCACGATCGGGCCGGGCCGGTCAGTCAGTCGCGTCAGCAGGGCGTCGCGGACCCGGTCGGCGGCGGTGGACTCCAGCACCCCGCTCAGCCGCACGGTCGCGGACGACTCGTCCGCCTCCACCAGGCATCGCGCGTCCGTCGGCATGATCGTCCCATTGTGCATGCCGGCGGCCGGGCGCGCACCCGGCCGCTCCGTGCCGGTCATCGCCGTTCCGCTCGCGAGCGGCGGGTCATCGCGGCCATCGTGCCGACCGCGGTGCCGGCGGCGGCCAGCCCGAACGCGGCGGTCACCCGCACCACCTGCCGGCGTCGGCCGTGCCAGCCGCCCTCGCGCTGCGCCTCGGCGTCGGCGCGGAAGACGTTGCCGGTGCTGTCCGCCGCGCCCGACGGCCCGAACTGCGTCCGGTGGGCGTACCAGCCGAGGACCCGCTCGGCCAGCGCCGGCGCGAGCCGCCACTGCAGGCCGATCAGCCGGGCCGCGCCGCCGGCGTACGCCTCCCGGCGGGGCCGGCGCAGCAGCCGGACGATGGTCTCGGCCACCATCTCGGGCGGGTACACCGGCGGGGGCGGGACGAGTTCGCGCCCGGTGTGGTTGCCGGCGTGCCGGAAGAACGGGGTGTCGATGGTGGCCGGCAGCACGGTGCAGATCGAGATGTTGCCCCGGCCGGTGACCCGCAGCTCCTGCCGGACCGTGTCGGCCAGCCCGCGGATGCCGTGCTTGGTGGCGTTGTACGCCGACTGGTAGGGCATCGCCACCTCGGCCAGCACCGAGGCGTTGTTGACCACGACCCCGCCGCCGGAGAGGCTCAGCCAGGGCAGTGCGGCGCGGATGCCGTAGGCGGCGCCCAGCAGGTTGACCTCCAGCACCCGGCGGAACTCCGACACCGGGATCTCGTCGAAGAGCCCGACCGCGCTGACCGCCGCGTTGTTCACCCAGCCGTCGATCCGGCCGTACTCGGCCGCGGCGCGGGCGGCCAGTTCCTCGACCGCCACCGGGTCGGTCACGTCGGTGGGCACCGCCAGCGCCCGCCCGCCCAGTTCCCGGCAGTGTCGGGCGACATCCTCCAAGGCGGGCTCGCTGCGGGCGGCGAGGACGATGTCCGCGCCCCGGCGGGCCAGCGCGTAGGCCGTGGCGGTTCCGATGCCGCTGGAGGCGCCGGTGACCACCACGACGGCGTCCGAGAGACTGCGGGTTAGCGGCATTCTTCGTCGGTACCCCGACCGGAGTGGGTCATGCGGCCGGGTGGGCGCGGATCGGCACCGGGCTGGATCGGCCGCACCGGCGGTCGGCGGGAGGCCGGGGCCGGGCCGGGGCGGCCGTCCCGGCGTTCGGCGGGAACCCCCGGACGTGGCGGCGGCGGTCGAGGCCGGCGCGCACGCCCGGGTCCCCCGGTCGGGCGGTCCCGCCCCGACACTGCCCGGGGGGCGATACCGGGCCAACCCGGCCTTCCGGATAGTCGGCGGGACGGTGGCGTAAACCGATCACCCCGGACGGCCGGGTACGAGCCTCCGTTCGCCCGGGCCAGACCCGCCGTGAGAGCGGATGTGACCTGCGGAAACTCCGGTGGCGGGGGCCGGCGGACGGCTCGCCGGCGGGGTGCCCGCAACGGTCGGCCGGCGGCGTTCCGACTGCTCCCGATCTGCCAGGTTTCGGCTCGCCGGGGCCGGGTTAATGGGACCCTCTGACCGGAGGACCATCCCTCACGAATCGCATGGAGGTGACCATGCGCGTCGGCCTCGTCTGCGCGCACGCCGGCTCGGCCCGGCATGCGGACGCCCCCGCCGTCGGTACCCACGAGCACATCGCCCGGGTCGCCGCCGAGCTGGCCGGGCGCGGCCACGACGTACGGGTCTACGAGCGCCGCGACGAACCCGCCCTGCCGGAGGTCGTCGAGGTGGACGGCTACCGCCTGGAGCGGGTGCCCGTCGGACCGCCCAGGGTCATGCCCACCGCCGAGCTGGTGCCGTACGTGTCGGAGTTCGGCCGGTGGCTGGCCGACCGCTGGGCCGCGGAGTGGACCCCCGAGGTGGTGCACGGGCACTACTGGATCGGCGGCCTGGCCGCCGCCCACGCGGTACGCGAGACGGACATCCCGGTCGTGCAGACCTTCCACTCCCTCGGCGTCGAGCAGCTACGCCACCTCGGCCAGCAGTACGACGGCCCGGGGGAGCGGATCCCGCTGGAGCGGGCGCTGACCCGGGCCGTGGACATCGCGGTCGCCCAGTGCAACGACGAGGTGGACGAACTGACCCGGATGGGCCTGCAGCGCACGGCGGTGGCGATGGTCCCCGCCGGGGTGGACATCGAGCGGTTCCACCCCGACGGCGAGGCGGCACCGCGCGACCAGCGGGCCCGCATCCTCTCCGTCGGCGGGCTGTCGCCCGGCCACGGCCAGGAGGACCTGATCCGGGCGATGCGCCTGGTGGGCGACGCCGAGCTGGTCATCGCCGGCGGCCCGCCGCCCGAGGAGCTGGCCACCCACGCCGAGGCCCGCCGGCTGCGCGAGCTGGCCGAGCGGACCGGGGTCGCCGACCAGGTGAAGCTGGTCGGGGCGGTGCCGCACGACCAGATGGCCACCTGGTACCGCTCGGCCGACGTGGTCGCCTGCACCCCGCACTACTCCTCCGCCGGCCGGGTGTCGCTGGAGGCGATGGCCTGCGGCGTACCGGTGGTCGGGTACGCGATGGGCGGCATCGCCGACGCCGTGGTCGACGAGGTCACCGGGCGGCTGGTGCCCCCGGGCGACGTCCGCACGCTGGGCGTGACGCTGCGCCGGCTGCTGGCCGACAACGCCGGGCGGTTCGCGTACGGGCATGCGGCGGTGGACCGGGTGCGGTGCAGCTACACCTGGGAGCGCACCGCCAGCGCCCTGGAGCGGCTCTACGAGCGGGTGGTGCTCCGGCGCAAGCCGGTCGAGGCCTGACCGCCCGTCTGCAGCGGTGGTCGGCCGGAGCCGGCGCCGACCGCGATCCGGTCCCGTCGCCGGACGACGGCATGGTGGTGCTGTGGTTCGGCGTACCGGGTGAGCCCGATGACCGAGGCGAGGGTGACCAGGAAGCCGACCGCGGCCAGCCACTCCCGGCCCGGCCAGATCCGGTCGTTGAGCAGCAGCAGGCCGACGATCGCGGCGGGCACCGCCCCGGCGGCGTCCATCGCGGCGACGGCGGCCGTGGTGGAGCCGCGCTGCATCGCCAGCCCGAGCAGCAGCTGCCCGACCAGCGAGTGCGCGATCAGCAGGTAGAGCAGCGGGTCCCGGACGAACGCCTCGGCCGTCGACGCGGAGGCCAGCGGGCGGGCGGCCACCGCGGCGGCGGAGAACGCCATCCCGGCCAGCGAGCCGAGCACCACCGACCCGGGCGGCCCGTGCAGGCGTACGGCGAAGAAGCCGAGCACCCCGATGCCGCCCAGCGCCACGGCGAGGGCGACCAGGCCGGCGGTGCCGAGGGACTTCGACGGCGCCGGCTGGGCGGAGAGCACCAGCGCGGTGATCCCGCCGAAGAGCAGCACCAGCAGGGCAACCTCCGCCTTCGGCAGCCGCCACTTGAGCACCACCACGCCCAGCACGGCGGTGACCCCCAGCCCGGCGGCCACGCTGGCCTGCACCAGGAACAGCGGCAGGTCCCGGCGGGCCAGGAAGGCCAGCACGAATCCGGTCACCTGGCAGAGCAGGCCGACCAGGTAGGTGCGGTGCACGGCCAGCTTCAGCAGCAGCCCCGGATCGAAGGTGTGGTGCACGGTCGTCCGGGCGGCGGCGACCGACTGCAACATGTTGGCGAAGCCGTACGCGACGATCATGGCCGCGAGGAAGCACCAACCGGAGGACACCACCTGGCGAGGATAGAGGGTGCCCGGGGGTCAGCGCGCGGTTGGCCGACCCAGCCGGGCGAGGATGTCGGCGTGCAGCAGGCCGTTGCTGGCCACCGCGCTGTGCTCCCCGGAACCATCCCCAGCAGGGACTCCACGGCCGGACAGATCGGTGAGGACGCCCCCGGCCTCGGTCACCACCGGCACCAGCGCGGCGACGTCCCAGAGCGACAACTCGGGCTCCACCATGACGTCCAGTGCACCCTCGGCCAGCAGCATGTAACCGTAGAAGTCGCCGTACGCGCGGCTGCGCCAGGTGTCCCGCATGAGCTGGAGCATCGCGTCCAGCCGGCCCGCCTCCTCCCAGCCGCTGAGCGAGGAGTAGCAGAAGCTGGCGTCGGCCAGGTCGCCGACGGCGGAGACCCGGATCGGCGTGCCGGAGGCGGCGTCCGGCCCGGCGTACGCGCCCTCGCCGAGCGCGCCCCACCAGCGGCGGCCAAGCGCCGGGGCGGAGACCAGCCC comes from Micromonospora purpureochromogenes and encodes:
- a CDS encoding ATP-binding protein: MTGTERPGARPAAGMHNGTIMPTDARCLVEADESSATVRLSGVLESTAADRVRDALLTRLTDRPGPIVVDVARLRSTDGSAARLLAEVRRAIADWPAADLLVLDPAGTVTGADATGLAVYATADDATAALARTPMAALLAADLAPTVGAARQARAMIADGCARWGVPQLTEPASIAVTEMVNNVVAHARTPMTVRLAPRDSSLHVAVRDHSPRQPAYAGLAPLTSTGGRGLLLIDTVARRWGSTPVPNGKVVWCVLHAEDEAARQG
- a CDS encoding DUF5709 domain-containing protein, which translates into the protein MRDDEYPTPLSDPEAEGLPQTADDDSTANDDVLTGREADGPEPAQLPGDRTPVAVDSFGTTAEEQLDGESLDYKLQREQYERPADDPLAGPVDPDIAAEADSDEAAAEAQLDADVMNPGPTSDPHSAVSIYDHGKLGTIADSQVGRLVEPDEGAHTDQETDSVAYDAGSAGGGATAEELAIHETRPPESH
- the hisN gene encoding histidinol-phosphatase, which codes for MTGYADDIALAHQLADAADAISTARFRALDLRVEAKPDLTPVSDADTAVERAIRALLADRRPGDGLLGEEYGEQPAAGPGGRRWVVDPIDGTKNFVRGVPVWATLIALLEGDRPVVGLVSAPALGRRWWGALGEGAYAGPDAASGTPIRVSAVGDLADASFCYSSLSGWEEAGRLDAMLQLMRDTWRSRAYGDFYGYMLLAEGALDVMVEPELSLWDVAALVPVVTEAGGVLTDLSGRGVPAGDGSGEHSAVASNGLLHADILARLGRPTAR
- a CDS encoding glycosyltransferase, with the translated sequence MRVGLVCAHAGSARHADAPAVGTHEHIARVAAELAGRGHDVRVYERRDEPALPEVVEVDGYRLERVPVGPPRVMPTAELVPYVSEFGRWLADRWAAEWTPEVVHGHYWIGGLAAAHAVRETDIPVVQTFHSLGVEQLRHLGQQYDGPGERIPLERALTRAVDIAVAQCNDEVDELTRMGLQRTAVAMVPAGVDIERFHPDGEAAPRDQRARILSVGGLSPGHGQEDLIRAMRLVGDAELVIAGGPPPEELATHAEARRLRELAERTGVADQVKLVGAVPHDQMATWYRSADVVACTPHYSSAGRVSLEAMACGVPVVGYAMGGIADAVVDEVTGRLVPPGDVRTLGVTLRRLLADNAGRFAYGHAAVDRVRCSYTWERTASALERLYERVVLRRKPVEA
- a CDS encoding SDR family oxidoreductase, whose product is MPLTRSLSDAVVVVTGASSGIGTATAYALARRGADIVLAARSEPALEDVARHCRELGGRALAVPTDVTDPVAVEELAARAAAEYGRIDGWVNNAAVSAVGLFDEIPVSEFRRVLEVNLLGAAYGIRAALPWLSLSGGGVVVNNASVLAEVAMPYQSAYNATKHGIRGLADTVRQELRVTGRGNISICTVLPATIDTPFFRHAGNHTGRELVPPPPVYPPEMVAETIVRLLRRPRREAYAGGAARLIGLQWRLAPALAERVLGWYAHRTQFGPSGAADSTGNVFRADAEAQREGGWHGRRRQVVRVTAAFGLAAAGTAVGTMAAMTRRSRAERR